The window CTAGATGGTTCTGAACCTATTGTATATCGCGATACTCCCAATGGCCTTTGGGTATGCCTTAAGACAGTAGCTCCAACATTAAATTTATCACTTACTACATAATCGAAACGAGTACCTATTAATGTTTTAGACTGGAAATTAAACATATCCTCAGTTTCGAAGTCAATATCCAAATCTCTTCCTGAGTTCAAAATACCTTCATTCAATATGATAACTCTGCCTAAATTATAATCTACGCGATAATCAATTCCCTCTTGAAGAGGAGTTCCCCCGGCACTAACTCTAACAGAATTCTCAGCTATATTTAATCCAGGAAGTGCAATTTCAGTAGAAGAACCACTTTCATATTGCCCTTTAATAAAAAATTTATCTTTGGAAGTAAGCTGCTGAGCATCATTTTTAGTAGACTCATAAAGCGTATTAAAAACATATTTACTTTTAAAGGTTTGCTCATCATCCCTAAACTGCTGATCTAAACTGCTTCCGAATGGCTCCAATACTGGAAATATAATTTTTCCTTCTTGCTCATTGATAGTAAGTCCATTTATATAATCGAAATTTCCATCAGGTTGCGGATCATTATTTTGATTTAAGCTATCCAAATTGAACAGTCTTAATAATGGAATATCTCTTAATGAGCTTTCATGAAGACTAGGATTATCTTGACCAGTTCTATCATCACGATAGATGATTCTAAGTTGAAATCCTTCTTGGCTTATCTGATTTCCTTGAAGGTTGTAGATGTTTTTCATCATCAAATCCCAGCTAGGAACATCCACATTGATTTTTGACGGTCTTAATAGTTTTAATAATACTACTTCATCATCCGAGCGGCTACCATAATTTTCAGCCATTTCCCCTACTTGATAGCGCTGCCCATTATAAGTATACTCATAGGCAACAGCTAGCATCTCATCATTTTGAAGTTGTCTTCTTAAAGAAAGATACCCCAATTCCTTATTAAAATTATACTCCGTAGCATCTAGCTTTCTCGCTACGTTAATAATTTCATAATCGACTGTTCTAGCTAATTCTGGACTTGAGGTTTCTAAGGAATTAAGGAAATTATCATAGCTTTTATTGTAAGTATTGATTTCCTCCCATAGTCCGTTCGCATCATTATCTGTGGGACTATTATTAGGTGTGCCAGAATTTAAGTATTGCAATTGGTTGGTATTATTAGGATTTGCTTCTCCCAAATCCATAAAAGCAGCAATTGATCGAAGATTTTGAGTATTTTGATTTCTATTTAGTATATAGACCTCTACCCTTCTAATATCTAAGCTGGAATTAATTCGAGGCAATCCATTAAGCCATCTCTCGTAATTATTTCTGAAAAAATGCCCTAAAAAGAAATGCCTATTTTCATCATAATCAGATGATCTCACCTGGAACTCTTGCCTTTGTGCCCCTCCTTCTACTTTTACGCTTTCTGCTTTTCCTCTTTGAGTAGATGCTACACTAGTTACAAACAAATGACCAAATTGCATTTGAGTTTTAACTCCAAAAAGGTTTTGTGCTCCTGACATTAAAGAATTATTGACTGGCATACTCACATTACCGATCTCAATTTTCTTTAAAATCTCTTCTTCATATCCAGTATATTCAACTTTTAAGTCATTTTGGAAATCAAAAGAGTTGTTATTTGCAAAATTTGCTGTTACAGCTAACTTCTCTCCTACTTTCCCTACTGCATTCATATTGATTTGCTGATCGAATTCAAAGCTAGAATATCGTTGCTGCTGAACGGGCAAGTTTGGATTTTCATTTTTAGTAAATCGGCCTCCAAAATCAAGAGTAATAAAACCATTTGGAATGAGCTCAACAAAACTACCCCCAAAAATTCGATCAAATACAGGACTTACATACAAAGGCGGAATCAAAGAACGGCCACTTAATGCGCTTTCGCCATCTAAACCTAAAGATCTTTCCTTCCAATATTCTTTTAAAATTCGATCATCTTGATAATTGGAAAACTCCTGAAATGACATAGAAGATGTTGGTCGGAAATCTATATCACCTATAGTTTCATAAATGGAATAATTAAAACCTGTATCAATTTCAACGTCTACATTTAATGCCGCAGGGTCTTCCAATAGTAATGGACTATTCCCTAAATCATTAGAAAATGGATCACCGTATCTATCTTGCGCCTGATAAGTAGGTCTTCTACTGGGTTGATAGTTACGTACACTATCTACTTTAGTAGTATCAGATTTAACAGTGTCTTGTTGCTGCTGAACTTCCTGAAACAATTCAAATGAATGCTCGTTTGAATTAGCGTATAGGTATATCTGTCCTACTATTAAGAATAGGAAAAAGAGTACTGTCCGTAAAAGAAGTTGAAAGCTCCTACTTTGCAAAATACAATTTAGTTTAAGCTGATTTTAAGGCTTGCTTTATTAATTGCTCTAAAGTAATATTTTCCTTATTAGCTTGCAATATCTTATCAATAACCTTTTCAGCAGAATTTTTAGCGAATCCTAAATTTATCAATGCTGATAACGCTTCCTTGCGCAAGCTATTGTTTGAAATAGTAGAAGTTTGAGCAGATTCAGTAATTAAATCTTCTTTTTTATATCGATCTTTTAATTCAAGAATTACCCTCTGGGCTGTTTTTCCTCCAATTCCTTTAATCGATTGAATTTGTTTTACATTTTCAGCTACAATTGCTGACTTAATTTCATTAGGATTCATAGCGGAAAGCATCCCAATTGCTGTGGATGGGCCTATTCCTGAAATCCCAATCAAATCTAAAAATACGGCTCTTTCTTCTGGCAGAAAAAAACCATATAAAGTTTGAGCATCTTCTTTTACATGGAAATGTGTTAATACGCGGGCTTCCTTTTGACTTTTGAAAGCATCATAGGCAGAAAGCGGAATATTAACATGATAACCTACCCCCCCAACTTCAATGATGAGGTGAGTAGGTTCTAATTCTATTATTTGGCCTTTTAAAAATGATATCATGATTTCATCCTATTCTGATGGTCTTGAGCATCTACTACAGAAATAGCTACCATATTCACAATTTCACGAATAGAACTGCCAAGTTGTAGAATGTGAACTGGCTTATTCATACCTAATAAAATTGGTCCTATTGCTTCCGCATTTCCTAATTCCATCAAAAGCTTGTAGGCAATATTACCAGAAGCTAGATTAGGGAATATAAAGGTATTAGCCCCTTTTTCGGCCAATTCAGAAAAAGGATAAGTTTCCTTTAATAACTCTTCATTAACGGCTATATTGGCTTGAATATCTCCATCAATAATTAAATCTGGCCACCTTTCTTTTGCTATAGCTCTTGCTTTAGCTGTTTTCTCTGGTATATCACCTTTACTACTTCCAAAGTTAGAATATGAAAGCACCGCCATTCTTGGCTCAAAACCAAAAACTTTTGCTCCTCTGGCAGTTAAACCAATAATCTCCACTAATTCATCTACAGTTGGGTTTGTATTTACTGTAGTGTCTGAGAAGAAGAAAGTTCCCTTTTTGGTAAGTAAGATATACATACCTGCAACTCGCTTTCCTGCCTCTGCTCCAATTATTTCAAGTGCTGGACGGATAGTTTTTGGATAATCCTTAGTTAAACCAGAGATCATTGCATCTGCTTCTCCTAACTCTACCATCATACTACCAAAATAATTTCTTTCACGCATAATTTTGACAGCTTCGTATTGGGTTACCCCCTTACGTTTTCTCTTATTGTAGTAGACTTTACCATATTCCTCTCTTTTCTTGTCATCAATGTAATTATCAATGATTTTTACATCGTGTAAGTCTAGTTGATGCGTCTTAATTAAGGATTCAATTTTCTGCTTATTTCCTAAAAGAATTGGTTCAGCAATACCCTCATCTATTACCATTTGTACCGCTTTGAGTATGTTGGCATTATCCGCTTCAGCAAAAACTACTCTCTTAGGATCTTTTTTAGCAATGGTTAAAATTCTATTCATCAACTTCTGATCAACCCCAATTCTCTTTTGTAAATCTACATCATATTGAGACCAATTAGTGATTCTAGTTTTAGCCACTCCAGAATCCATTGCAGCTTTTGCAACTGCAGGTGAAATAGTAGTAATCAATCGAGGATCCAGCGGTTTTGGAATTAAATACTCTCTACCAAATACAATCTTTTGATCATCATATGCTTTATTAATCAATTCTGGAACTGGCTGCTTTGCCAATTCAGCAATTGCATAAGCAGCCGCTAACTTCATTTCTTCATTTATGGCTGTTGCTCTAACATCCAATGCCCCTCTAAAAATATATGGGAATCCGATCACATTATTCACCTGATTAGGATGATCAGATCTTCCTGTAGCCATAATAATATCTTTTCTTGCAGACATTGCTTCTGCATAAGGAATCTCTGGATCAGGATTAGCTAGGGCAAATACAATTGGATTATCCGCCATGGCTTTTATATGACTTTTGTCAATAACATTTCCTGCAGAAAGTCCCAAAAATACATCGGCTCCTTTCATTGCATCCTTCACATCATTGATATCTGATTTATCCTGAGCAAATAGTTTTCCCATCTCACTCAAGTCATCTCTGTCTTTAGTAAGTAAGCCCTTTCTGTCAAACATATAAATGTTTTCAAGCTTAGCACCTAAGGAATTATATAGTTTTGAACAAGATATAGCAGCTGCTCCTGCACCTAATACAACAATTTTGATGTCTTCAATTTTCTTATCAACTAACTCCAATGCATTGATTAGTGCAGCACCCGATATGATAGCCGTTCCATGCTGATCATCATGCATGACAGGAATATTCATTTGTTCCTTTAATGCGGTTTCAACTTCGAAGCATTCGGGAGCTTTTATGTCCTCTAAATTGATCCCACCAAAAGTAGGCTCTAAGGATTTTACGATTTCAATAAGCTTTTTAGGATCTTTTTCATTGATTTCAATATCAAATACATCAATTCCAGCAAATTTTTTAAAAAGTACTCCTTTCCCCTCCATTACAGGTTTTGAAGCATCCGGACCAATATCCCCTAATCCTAATACTGCTGTACCATTTGATACTACGCCTACTAAATTTCCTTTAGCAGTATATTTATAAGCATTTTCACTATCTTTTTCAATCTCCTTACAAGGTTCAGCAACCCCAGGAGAGTAGGCCAATGCTAAATCAGATTGAGAACTTAACATTTTTGTAGGTACAACCTCAATTTTACCTGGAGTACCCTGCATATGATAATTTAAAGCATCTTGCTTACGAACTTTTTTAGCCATAATAGTAATATAAAATATCAGAAATGACTCAATTGAATTTGAAAAATATATCCAATTGAATAAGTATAAAATTATTTAGAATTGCCTACTTCGATAGTAGGTTTAAATGGATTAATCCTCTATACTTTCAGGAAATTTAGCGGTACCCATAATTGCTTTTAATTTACGCATGGATTCACGCTTTGATTCTCCTGGAGCATCAAGATAGCCTTCCATAAAGTACAAATCACCGGAGTCTTCATTTGCAAATAAATAACCTACAAAAGCACCCCCACGAGAATTATCGGAATACTTCCATAACCCTCTCGTTCTTAATGTGTAGTTATTATTTAAATTGATTGTATCTATCACAAATTCTACTTCATCCTGACTGGTTAAGTATAAATCAGGTATGTCTTCATCTGTGATATACTTTTGTCCTAATTCATTTCTTAAAGATTTAATATTAGCGGGGTCAAAAATTGATTCATCCGTATAAGGCATTTTTACAATCCAGATATTAAATTCTTCATCATTGCCCAATTCTCTTAGCCAAACAAAATCATCTTGTTTGATTGCAATATCGAATCCTGCTGGAATCATTAACTCAAGATTTAAGGAATCCTCAATATAATTCATAATCCCCTTCTGAGCTGTTTTCTTATAATTTGAAATTAATCTTTCTGCTTCCTTATCATTGAAAAACTCTTTAATTCCATCACGGTTAGCTTTTATATTCTTGATTAATTCTTTCTCATTACGACCAAATAAATACAATACCTCTTGACCACGAGCATAAACGTCTTCTTGATTAAAAGAGAAAAGGTTTGGATTTTGCTCAATTTGATTCAATGAGTTTTCAGTAAAATACTTTTTCATGTATTTCCCTTCCGGCTTATTATTATCTAGAGTTGCCACAAACATCAAATTCTGTGAGGCTTTGAAGACACTATTAAATTTACTCGGATCTACAGGTTTTAGATCATAAAGGGCTTCATCTTGTGGTAGAACTTCAACTTTTGACACAAGAATTTCTCTTAATAAATTTCCTAGTTCACCATCCCAAAGGCTAGGTGGTATTACTAATATTACTTCTCCTGATTCACCTCTTGCCTTTTGCATAGTGGAATTTTCACTTTTCTCACCAGCTTTTTTATCATTATTACATGAGAAAATAAAAAGAGATAGTAATACTATTAAAAATAGATTATATGATT is drawn from Marivirga arenosa and contains these coding sequences:
- the ruvA gene encoding Holliday junction branch migration protein RuvA, translated to MISFLKGQIIELEPTHLIIEVGGVGYHVNIPLSAYDAFKSQKEARVLTHFHVKEDAQTLYGFFLPEERAVFLDLIGISGIGPSTAIGMLSAMNPNEIKSAIVAENVKQIQSIKGIGGKTAQRVILELKDRYKKEDLITESAQTSTISNNSLRKEALSALINLGFAKNSAEKVIDKILQANKENITLEQLIKQALKSA
- a CDS encoding NADP-dependent malic enzyme, giving the protein MAKKVRKQDALNYHMQGTPGKIEVVPTKMLSSQSDLALAYSPGVAEPCKEIEKDSENAYKYTAKGNLVGVVSNGTAVLGLGDIGPDASKPVMEGKGVLFKKFAGIDVFDIEINEKDPKKLIEIVKSLEPTFGGINLEDIKAPECFEVETALKEQMNIPVMHDDQHGTAIISGAALINALELVDKKIEDIKIVVLGAGAAAISCSKLYNSLGAKLENIYMFDRKGLLTKDRDDLSEMGKLFAQDKSDINDVKDAMKGADVFLGLSAGNVIDKSHIKAMADNPIVFALANPDPEIPYAEAMSARKDIIMATGRSDHPNQVNNVIGFPYIFRGALDVRATAINEEMKLAAAYAIAELAKQPVPELINKAYDDQKIVFGREYLIPKPLDPRLITTISPAVAKAAMDSGVAKTRITNWSQYDVDLQKRIGVDQKLMNRILTIAKKDPKRVVFAEADNANILKAVQMVIDEGIAEPILLGNKQKIESLIKTHQLDLHDVKIIDNYIDDKKREEYGKVYYNKRKRKGVTQYEAVKIMRERNYFGSMMVELGEADAMISGLTKDYPKTIRPALEIIGAEAGKRVAGMYILLTKKGTFFFSDTTVNTNPTVDELVEIIGLTARGAKVFGFEPRMAVLSYSNFGSSKGDIPEKTAKARAIAKERWPDLIIDGDIQANIAVNEELLKETYPFSELAEKGANTFIFPNLASGNIAYKLLMELGNAEAIGPILLGMNKPVHILQLGSSIREIVNMVAISVVDAQDHQNRMKS
- a CDS encoding DUF4837 family protein, which translates into the protein MHLLKKSYNLFLIVLLSLFIFSCNNDKKAGEKSENSTMQKARGESGEVILVIPPSLWDGELGNLLREILVSKVEVLPQDEALYDLKPVDPSKFNSVFKASQNLMFVATLDNNKPEGKYMKKYFTENSLNQIEQNPNLFSFNQEDVYARGQEVLYLFGRNEKELIKNIKANRDGIKEFFNDKEAERLISNYKKTAQKGIMNYIEDSLNLELMIPAGFDIAIKQDDFVWLRELGNDEEFNIWIVKMPYTDESIFDPANIKSLRNELGQKYITDEDIPDLYLTSQDEVEFVIDTINLNNNYTLRTRGLWKYSDNSRGGAFVGYLFANEDSGDLYFMEGYLDAPGESKRESMRKLKAIMGTAKFPESIED